In a genomic window of Punica granatum isolate Tunisia-2019 chromosome 6, ASM765513v2, whole genome shotgun sequence:
- the LOC116210571 gene encoding pentatricopeptide repeat-containing protein DOT4, chloroplastic-like, with product MNLVCRPKVANLTPRVRPYATSSSSASSITGTLLHLLHLSSATHSSRLTQQSHSLALTAGLLSRAPHLATKLISAYSACKLPSHSKLVFDSVPDKDVCSWNSLINGFVKNHSYREAFALFREMCRGGVLPDDYTLASVSKAAGESRDLSCGTLVHSKSVRVGFVLDTVLTNSLMSMYCKCGEFGSAKNLFDGMPERNVSSWNVLITSFAGLSGCGSGEALWDVMKSMRSEGVKPDAYTVSSILPLCGGDAQKFDYGRELHGYILRNNLDAICGVDAHLGCCLIDMYSKNERLDSGRLVFDRMECKNVYAWTAMINGYVQNSKPEEAFELFRHMQLIDRIEPNRVSIVSVLPACSMFAGLVAAKQIHGFLIRRQIGDEVLGSLCNALIDAYCKCGSLSYARRIFESAASRDAISWSSMISGYGIHGKGEEAIALYNQMLLLGIKPDKITIVGVLSACVRSGLFARGLTIYEKAVNDYKIEPTVEICACVVDMLGRSNQLDRALSFINDMRVEAGPSVWGALVNASTIHGNDQMRELGYSYLIELEPGNPSNYISVSNLHATSSRWDFVAGVRKMMRLKGLKKEPGCSWITISGKTNCFYVADKAHPCSSSIYKMLNALNLVMKGIASSTDSES from the coding sequence ATGAACCTCGTCTGTCGTCCCAAAGTGGCGAACTTGACCCCTCGGGTTCGTCCATACGCCACTTCCTCCTCTTCAGCTTCTTCCATTACTGGCACCCTTCTCCATCTCCTTCACCTCTCATCCGCCACGCATTCCTCCCGGCTGACCCAGCAATCCCACTCCCTCGCTCTCACCGCCGGCCTCCTCTCCCGAGCTCCCCACCTCGCCACAAAGCTCATCTCTGCTTACTCTGCCTGCAAACTCCCATCCCACTCAAAACTCGTCTTTGACTCCGTTCCTGACAAGGACGTCTGTTCCTGGAACTCCCTCATTAATGGGTTTGTGAAGAACCATTCGTACCGCGAGGCTTTCGCTCTGTTTCGCGAAATGTGCCGGGGCGGTGTGCTGCCAGATGATTATACTCTTGCTTCAGTGTCGAAAGCCGCCGGCGAGAGCCGGGACTTGTCCTGTGGTACATTAGTCCATTCCAAGAGCGTCAGAGTTGGGTTTGTGTTGGACACTGTTCTCACTAACTCTTTGATGTCGATGTACTGCAAGTGCGGGGAGTTCGGGAGTGCCAAGAATTTGTTTGACGGAATGCCTGAGAGAAATGTTAGTTCTTGGAATGTGCTGATAACCAGCTTTGCGGGTTTGAGCGGTTGTGGTTCGGGTGAAGCACTATGGGATgttatgaagtctatgaggaGCGAAGGTGTGAAGCCCGATGCCTACACTGTTTCAAGCATTCTGCCTTTGTGTGGCGGCGATGCTCAGAAATTTGATTACGGGAGGGAGCTCCATGGTTACATACTGAGGAATAATTTGGACGCAATATGTGGCGTTGATGCTCACTTGGGTTGTTGCTTGATTGATATGTATTCAAAGAATGAAAGACTCGATTCAGGCAGGCTTGTTTTTGACCGAATGGAGTGCAAGAATGTGTATGCTTGGACAGCGATGATAAATGGTTACGTGCAAAATAGCAAGCCTGAAGAAGCTTTTGAGCTTTTCCGCCATATGCAGCTAATAGACAGGATAGAGCCCAATAGAGTGTCTATTGTTAGTGTTCTCCCTGCTTGCAGCATGTTTGCTGGTCTAGTAGCAGCAAAACAGATTCACGGGTTCTTGATCAGAAGGCAAATTGGTGATGAGGTCTTGGGTTCCTTGTGTAATGCATTGATTGATGCGTATTGTAAGTGTGGTAGCTTATCATATGCTAGACGGATATTTGAGAGTGCTGCTTCCAGGGATGCAATTTCATGGAGTTCGATGATCTCTGGGTATGGAATTCACGGGAAAGGGGAGGAAGCCATAGCTCTGTATAATCAAATGCTTCTACTTGGGATCAAACCTGATAAGATTACTATAGTAGGGGTTCTCTCTGCTTGTGTAAGGTCAGGATTATTCGCCAGGGGTCTTACTATATATGAGAAAGCAGTGAatgattataaaattgaaCCCACAGTCGAGATCTGTGCTTGTGTTGTTGACATGCTAGGTCGGTCCAATCAGCTTGACCGTGCACTAAGTTTTATTAATGATATGAGAGTTGAAGCTGGACCAAGTGTATGGGGGGCTCTTGTAAATGCTTCTACAATTCATGGGAATGATCAGATGCGAGAATTGGGTTACAGTTATCTTATCGAGTTAGAACCAGGAAACCCCTCGAACTACATCTCAGTATCGAACCTGCATGCTACCTCAAGCAGGTGGGATTTTGTGGCGGGagtgaggaagatgatgaggcTAAAGGGCTTGAAGAAAGAACCTGGGTGTAGTTGGATTACGATCAGCGGCAAGACAAACTGCTTTTATGTTGCGGATAAGGCGCATCCTTGTTCGAGTTCCATTTACAAGATGCTAAACGCTCTCAACCTCGTCATGAAGGGAATTGCGAGTTCCACTGATTCTGAAAGCTGA
- the LOC116210574 gene encoding uncharacterized protein LOC116210574, producing the protein MSDLLIHQQQPQMDLNAHEEEYRQELEQEGCRQAELACPEPEPEPVSLVPPPQICRNCFYASTMTKPHRRHAAHSGSTTRRRLSSSNPIVATSGSENTSAAAPFVPLPPKTQQQIEQDDLEFTLRGFSKITLPENHRCSGVWNITSGSPEKSSSSVPFFSKAATPPPALQHQNQHGFSPSKPASPLPPLPPPLRRTSSDPTPAINYSNVEESPNSRRLKRMRHQLKEMSRWWHQVLREEEEEEDEVPGEQNNNATEKDRAEAENDQESVSVEELGDCLSIHFNCPCGKGYQILLSGRNCYYKLI; encoded by the exons ATGAGCGATCTTCTGATTCACCAACAACAACCCCAGATGGATCTCAATGCCCATGAAGAAGAATACCGCCAAGAACTAGAACAAGAAGGATGCCGACAAGCAGAGTTGGCCTGCCCCGAGCCCGAGCCCGAGCCTGTCTCCCTTGTCCCACCACCGCAGATTTGCCGCAACTGCTTCTACGCCTCCACAATGACGAAGCCCCACCGCCGCCATGCTGCTCACTCCGGCTCCACCACAAGAAGAAGACTGTCTTCCTCAAACCCCATCGTAGCCACATCGGGCAGTGAAAATACGAGCGCTGCAGCTCCTTTCGTGCCGTTGCCGCCCAAAACACAACAGCAGATCGAGCAAGACGATCTTGAATTCACCCTCCGTGGATTCTCCAAGATTACCCTCCCTGAAAATCACCGTTGCAGCGGAGTCTGGAACATCACCTCCGGTTCACCCGAGAAATCATCTTCATCAGTGCCTTTCTTCTCGAAGGCTGCCACTCCTCCACCGGCTCTGCAACACCAGAACCAACATGGGTTCTCGCCCTCGAAGCCTGCATCTCCACTGCCCCCTCTGCCTCCTCCGCTTCGTAGGACTTCGTCGGACCCAACCCCTGCAATCAACTACAGCAATGTGGAAGAAAGTCCTAATTCCAGG AGGTTGAAAAGGATGAGGCATCAGCTGAAAGAAATGAGCAGGTGGTGGCATCAAGTACTccgtgaagaagaagaagaggaagatgaagtCCCCGGTGAACAGAACAACAATGCGACTGAAAAG GACAGAGCTGAAGCAGAGAATGATCAGGAATCTGTGAGTGTGGAGGAGCTGGGGGATTGCCTGTCCATTCACTTCAACTGTCCCTGCGGCAAAGGCTATCAGATTCTTCTCTCGGGCAGGAACTGCTACTACAAACTCATCTAG